Sequence from the Dysidea avara chromosome 5, odDysAvar1.4, whole genome shotgun sequence genome:
ggtggtcttattaatgaggtcaccaAGTGTATCTTAGAAACAGAACAATAGGTACTGTAGTCAACTCCACTGATTTTCATGAACCAGACTAGGGCAGATCAACCTCTTAAGAAGAGTGACTAAAGATCAACTCtttgtacattaaaattaattatctaACAGAGCAGTCTAGAGTGTAACTGAATAATGGATCTAACAGGCCCACTGTTTTAGGAACTACTTGATATGATATATTTGAAGTGTTTCCATTGTCAGTGTTTGATAACGTGAACAGGTAAGAGGACCACAAGGTGAACTACCAGCACATATTGTTGCTTGTGTTAAGCAAAAAAACAATTACGTACAACCTTCTTTAGTTATAGTCGATGACAGAAAATTTGGCTTTTATTGATTTTAGTACAACTAATTGTAGCTGACCTGCCTGTGTATATCAACCTCTTACatggacacctacataatcccaatggcggatccaggatggggcatttgggcaaatgccccccctcacCTGTGCATGGAGGAGCCAGACATGCTTCTAATTAAAATACTgaattttatgtcaggccaagatcaatttagctacaaaattcatgaaaatatgcacattttactagcatttattacaaattcacctgaaaccaaagtcaaactgaCCGTGAAACTGTTCCCCAGCActttcgtgcgtactaagcgcctctaacaataattatcgtgttgctgttatataagacattcagagccatTAGACAGCTTTTAAGACATTACAACCGTCTTGCATATGCCAAAGTggcaaaatcaacagtgagacactaaagaggtgattatttcCTGCTTTAAAAATGCAGCaattaacaagagaatctggctctccccaaccacctacgtttgtgtccctccccttgccagcttctggatccgcccctgaatccAGACAcgtagttaaggtcccaaagtacacaaactgacctggaaaatcaggacactattggtcAGTATTAAGGCACCTGTAGTCCTGTACACCTCCGCCATCCCTTGTTCTACATGAATGTGTTGTTTTTTATGTCAATGTTCATTAAATGGATAACATCATACTGTACAAACATGCATTATAAAAACCAAGAGGAGCATTCGTATTACATACAGTTAACCTTCTGGAATAAAGGTCAATCCTGCAAATAACGCATATCCTAATGCAATCCCTAACACTAGTAGTAACCTGTGACTGAAGTATTGTGGCTCTAGGTTGGTCAGTTCATATCCGATCACCTCCACAAAGGCAATGTACAAGAATGTTCCAGTGGCCAAGCTCAATAGAATAGCATTGAGTAGTGTGATAGTGGGTGATTGACTGTTACAGACTGCTAGTACTGTACCTACTGCTCCACCGATTGGACTGGCTGCACAGAAAATGACAGTTAGTAGTAAGCTGGTCTTGTAGGGCACTTGGACTGTGATGAAATTTATCCCGAGAGAGAAGGCCAGTATTGTCTTGTGAACTATTATGGCTGCAAACACCTGAAATACCTAAGGGAGAAGAATGGGTACCTTAGTGtgtatacactacacacacttcaTACATTGTTCATCTTCTCCTCCAATCCAAACGCTAGCCCTTCAAACACAGAATGAACTGAGAGAGCAAGTGCCACAGTAAACGCATGAAGTGTACTTCTCTCCATGACAACCTCTACACTGGTGCTCTTGTCTGCAGAGTATGTCAACAATTGAGCCTTCTCAGAGAATTGTACCTTCTCATGTTGTTCAGCCGCTTCCTCAACCACTACATAACCAGGCATTGACTGATGACGTTCAAACGATCTCTGGTGATCATTCTCCGACAGTGTGGGTGATAATGATCTCTCTCCACCGTTAAGAGTGCCGGCTACTATGTTCAAGTCAGGGGCAGTCTTGGTGCGACGGACCGGGTGTCTCCGTAAGCGTGTCGCAGCCAGTGAAACTGAGAATATTCCTGAAGCTGTAACACCTGAGAGAGAAacaggataaactacatagTGTACCATATAACAGATATGTACAAATTGAATGCCAGGGTCTATGTTACAGGTGTCTTTAAAGCATATGATTTTATTGTAACAACAGGAAAAACAAATGCCTTACAGTTACACAACATATTGTGTGTAATGAACTAGTATTATATAGCAGAGCAGCATAGCACATAAAATTGTGATTTTGTGAGAAAAGCGTCAAACTTGGCTTATACTTTGTACTGCCAATGACCATTGCAGAGTTGATATTTAATgccatttttgcattgaaaattcatcattcTTGCTTTGATCTCTCTGAGGCATTACTATAAAACAACGTtgaagaaacaacttggtttttatgtGAAGTCATTTCATTCAATAGTTAAGATCATTTATATCAGCCATAAAATTCTATAAGTTACCTGCTCATTGGTAATCtacaccccaagggcagatAAATTCAAAGGATTCTGTACCAATTAGTTTGAAATGaacacctattgacttcaaaatGTTCATATAAAAACCTTCTTTTTTTTCGGAAGGTCGAATCTGTGATGTTtacactatatcaaaaaaatgTAATATGGAAAATTTCATGCTTTACTCACAAACACCACAACTTTAGCACCGTGCTGCTCTACTATAACCCTTGTTGTGAATTGTTATAGCTAAAACCAAAAATACCAAGATTCGTGTGGGCATGAATTCATcacatagtagggaccacaaaagtttggacatggcccatgaaaaaaacatcacctaaaaaccagcctcacttttccctgacgatgatgaagcagtattgcttaggtaaaactaagcccaaaaaacaagccttcagatcaacctgaaacacaAATTGCTAAGAAAATTTTTTTACCAAAAAGTTATTAAATACTGATTGACTGAGtagctgactgatgccttcagacaagtataacttgataacggctaaggctacgggcttgattttttcactgtttgacatcgcttcagccagacacgtgtcttttggcataccgcagtacatacaatacattcttcatgaacttatcagtgtcctcctttgtgtcccattcatccttgctgacagcaaaaggtgtcgatttggcggtagcatgtgatttgtaacggaaatcgtctgtatttttcatagtggctactttgattgtagaggtgctttttgaacagttcttgattcacaatgctgtgtaacgggttgaacatagctgacaatgaagcataatggatacttcactttaaTTGGCAGCTGGGgtatgtggcaccatttctttcttttgatgaggtatgtgtggattcaccagtcataataaaaagttaacaaacaagtacacacaaaaaaattagacAGAgtaggcagtgttgggagtaacgcgttacttatgttacgtaatattattacttttgtggtaaaaaagtaatataacgaaatacgctatgaaaacaggtaatataattcACATacaaatgtgacccggtctgcgaaaagggctcttatagcctttccaattgcatatatatggtaacccataacttgactggtgaatatggtaaaagcctacaatttggtcactcaacaacccttacctggcagtagctgtgggtgtaattacatgatgatagctttagtagattaggagttatgattagccaaacatggataattggaaaggctattataagagcccttttcgcagaccgggtcacaaatgtaatgcgttacctatgtaatatagttattgtaacgagtctaataccGTATAACGAGAATGATtcgcggaagaaaacattcacgAATTTCGCGATTTTAGGTGCattcgcgaatgttttcttgcaaaattttcctacaattaaaaaattttttttcatgGATCAGTTGATGTAGCATTCATGTAACAAGTGCATAAGCGGGTAGTTACTCGCCTTGCTACTCGCTAAACTGTTATATATGCGTAACGGTATAGCCAGTGACCGTGGCGTACGATTTGAACAGAGATGCAAACTTCAGTGACAGCGGAAAaatcagtgctactaaatggggCAAGTATAATTGCAGCCCAGCGATCCACTGTGCCGGAAATGGCGTGTCTTACCCTCGGCCGCCCCAAGGCTATAGGCGTGCCTATCGTCCGCACTCATTGTCGTGAATGCCTACTTCTCCAGCGAAATAGcaatcatgcatgcatggctaCTAGTATGCGTAGTACGCAACATGTCAGAGTCAGCCATATAGTCGAGCGTTCCCTAGCTATCCATAGAAAAAAAGATTAATTCATTGTGGACGCGTGCCCAATTATTAATTACTTTGTGCAATAAATCGCGAACGTTTTCTCGCGAATGAGGAAATAGTAGCTCGTTCGCAAATGTTTTCTTCCGcgaatcattcccgttatacggtattacataatattattactacaagtaatgaagttactaatctcgttagttatcttctgagtaacgcctagccacaacgaagtaacgaagcctactgaatgaagcttattcaccagcttcttacttataaccaagatttgcacattgtccaacaacgcaatcatgtcacgtgataaggtggtagtttcacacatgacagcttaaggctgtggacacaaagtaatataatatgtaatattattatagttactttattttatgggtaatatgtaactgtaactaaatagttcagtaatatgtaatatgtaactagttacttttacaaagtaacttgcccaacactgagagtagggaccatagcacatcgataaaaagtactgaaacaagctgtagtagtgcacgatattaaatcacagtaaaacaataagaagtgttatatccctactgtgcaagataccataatggaaatgtgatttaatatcgtgcactactccagcttggagttttatcaatgtgctatggtccctactctatttgaaaattcaatttttttttgtgtacttgtataatgaCTTAATGGTGGTGTGGGGGAGGATATTGTATCATCAATTAGCTCATTTCTAACATCTGTAATCAAACCAACAGGCCACTTAACTATCTACACCATTAGGATTTAGTCATATCGACAAGGCCTTTTAAATAGATTGGAAAAGTGGACCAAGTGATCGCATCATATTCAGTATAAACTAATCACCAGCTTACATGGATAAGCATTTTGCATTTAAGCATGCCTTGCTTGCAGCATTGGAACTGCCCACATATCTACTCACAAAACTATACACACTACAGCCAAACAACAAACTTTTGAAAAGTCTATACACTGCTTAATACTCCTATTAAATTCACAAAAATTGTGGTTTGTTCTTCTCAAAAATTTCTTTCCATACACCCACCATCTTATGTACAAAAGGATTATTGTGCTGTATCAGCTGTGATGACTACACAGTAATTATATCTAATGGCACAATGGATTTCCTATGTGTAACTTTCAAACCTGCCCCAAAGACCATTAACTGATTTCTTCCATAACTAGTTGACCAGAGTTGTGTTTACAAATTCACATTAAATACCGAGGTTATTAAAATTGTGATTTATTTAACAGTAACAAATTCACGCTTCTCTTAGGAGTCATAACAACAGACACTGATAAATCCCAGGAGTTGTAACAAATCATGTACAGGTAACTTTGTGCGGCAATCAATTCAAGATATACTACATCACTGCCCACATAGGACAAACAAGTAGTCCACTAAATTCTTATATTCCATAACATTTTAATCCAAATTGACAGCTCAGGTCACTGTCACCTGTTTGATGTGGTCATTACAAAAACCatcaaatgtgtcatttgtgtacaaactGGCCCACCTGAGATTGGGAAACTTTAGCCAAACACTATAAGATCCAGTGTTGgaagtaacgcattacgtaatattattacttttgtgatgactaagtaatataacgaaatatgctataaaagcaggtaatataactcaagttattttacttacaaatgtgacgtgttacctaagta
This genomic interval carries:
- the LOC136255604 gene encoding zinc transporter ZIP3-like; its protein translation is MSLVTVTKSVLLLVMVVLSTVFVLLPICVLRIPRVKNGDPARRKFILSVLNCFGGGIFVATGFLHLLPEVTEKMDDAFEQLLNKHVDYPFAQFLVCMGFILVLTIENIVMSCVRPKPNKEEETSVPTSPSCRCETNIRSGLPGVTASGIFSVSLAATRLRRHPVRRTKTAPDLNIVAGTLNGGERSLSPTLSENDHQRSFERHQSMPGYVVVEEAAEQHEKVQFSEKAQLLTYSADKSTSVEVVMERSTLHAFTVALALSVHSVFEGLAFGLEEKMNNVFQVFAAIIVHKTILAFSLGINFITVQVPYKTSLLLTVIFCAASPIGGAVGTVLAVCNSQSPTITLLNAILLSLATGTFLYIAFVEVIGYELTNLEPQYFSHRLLLVLGIALGYALFAGLTFIPEG